The Mangifera indica cultivar Alphonso chromosome 8, CATAS_Mindica_2.1, whole genome shotgun sequence genome has a window encoding:
- the LOC123223048 gene encoding stemmadenine O-acetyltransferase-like isoform X2 — protein sequence MQKWKSESFLEKSSSHLLQHQTRRLKDGSFIDCDDSGVTFIEAQVAGNMSEVLKEPEMDLLEQLLPFKADEKLSTLVVVQVSYFDCGGMAIGVCFSHFIADATAAANFVKNWAALASCRSIDIKDVIFDCTSIFPPQDVLGLTDSVCERCVSYVEIKTKRFVFDAAKIAALREEIGNVAGLDRPTRVEAVSTLILSAVIAAAARETNEFSSTILAASFPVNLRKRMNPPLPEECVGNICTTTTLMCPMNERIDHKSLAKMIHESIRMVDDQFVRNVYGGGEFLNFLKNAVEGLSKNRIFWNSSWCKLPFYEADFGWGKPKWIATIVRDDKVAMLVDTSDGEGIEVWMGLPKEDMAKFEQDPGILAYSSVSPSPF from the exons ATGCAAAAATGGAAATCCGAATCCTTTCTGGAGAAATCATCAAGCCATCTTCTCCAACACCAAACCA GAAGACTGAAAGATGGTTCTTTTATTGATTGTGATGATTCTGGTGTCACATTCATTGAAGCTCAAGTAGCTGGGAACATGTCGGAGGTGCTTAAAGAACCTGAGATGGATTTGCTAGAGCAGCTGCTACCATTCAAAGCGGATGAAAAGTTGAGTACTCTGGTGGTTGTTCAGGTGAGTTATTTTGACTGTGGTGGAATGGCCATTGGTGTttgttttagtcattttattgCTGATGCAACAGCTGCTGcaaactttgttaaaaactGGGCTGCACTTGCTTCTTGTCGTTCCATTGATATTAAAGATGTAATATTTGATTGCACCTCAATCTTCCCTCCGCAAGATGTGTTAGGGTTAACCGACAGTGTTTGCGAAAGATGTGTTTCATATGTAGAAATTAAAACGAAAAGGTTTGTGTTTGATGCTGCTAAGATTGCTGCTTTGAGAGAAGAAATTGGCAATGTAGCAGGTTTGGATCGTCCAACGCGGGTTGAGGCTGTGTCAACACTTATTTTGAGTGCTGTGATAGCTGCTGCAGCCAGAGAAACAAATGAGTTTAGTTCTACAATTTTGGCAGCTTCATTTCCTGTGAATCTGAGAAAGAGAATGAATCCACCTTTGCCAGAAGAATGTGTTGGTAACATTTGCACAACAACAACATTAATGTGTCCAATGAATGAGAGAATTGACCATAAGAGTTTAGCGAAAATGATTCACGAATCAATAAGGATGGTGGATGATCAGTTTGTGAGGAATGTTTATGGAGGTGGTGAGTTCTTAAATTTCTTGAAGAATGCAGTTGAAGGGTTATCTAAGAATAGAATATTTTGGAATAGTAGTTGGTGTAAACTTCCATTTTATGAAGCTGATTTTGGCTGGGGAAAGCCTAAATGGATAGCCACTATTGTGAGAGATGATAAAGTTGCCATGCTCGTGGACACTAGTGATGGTGAAGGAATAGAAGTATGGATGGGATTGCCCAAGGAAGACATGGCCAAATTTGAGCAGGATCCTGGCATCCTTGCTTATTCTTCTGTTAGTCCAAGTCCCTTTTGA
- the LOC123223048 gene encoding stemmadenine O-acetyltransferase-like isoform X1, giving the protein MEIRILSGEIIKPSSPTPNQLRTHKLCLLEQLVPPHVHFPFIFFYSAATKDPSKTSIELKLSLSQTLTYYYPFAGRLKDGSFIDCDDSGVTFIEAQVAGNMSEVLKEPEMDLLEQLLPFKADEKLSTLVVVQVSYFDCGGMAIGVCFSHFIADATAAANFVKNWAALASCRSIDIKDVIFDCTSIFPPQDVLGLTDSVCERCVSYVEIKTKRFVFDAAKIAALREEIGNVAGLDRPTRVEAVSTLILSAVIAAAARETNEFSSTILAASFPVNLRKRMNPPLPEECVGNICTTTTLMCPMNERIDHKSLAKMIHESIRMVDDQFVRNVYGGGEFLNFLKNAVEGLSKNRIFWNSSWCKLPFYEADFGWGKPKWIATIVRDDKVAMLVDTSDGEGIEVWMGLPKEDMAKFEQDPGILAYSSVSPSPF; this is encoded by the coding sequence ATGGAAATCCGAATCCTTTCTGGAGAAATCATCAAGCCATCTTCTCCAACACCAAACCAGTTAAGAACCCATAAACTTTGCCTTCTGGAACAATTGGTTCCTCCCCATGTCCATTTccccttcattttcttttactcGGCAGCAACTAAAGATCCCAGCAAAACTTCTattgaactcaaactctccCTCTCGCAAACGTTGACTTATTACTACCCTTTTGCAGGAAGACTGAAAGATGGTTCTTTTATTGATTGTGATGATTCTGGTGTCACATTCATTGAAGCTCAAGTAGCTGGGAACATGTCGGAGGTGCTTAAAGAACCTGAGATGGATTTGCTAGAGCAGCTGCTACCATTCAAAGCGGATGAAAAGTTGAGTACTCTGGTGGTTGTTCAGGTGAGTTATTTTGACTGTGGTGGAATGGCCATTGGTGTttgttttagtcattttattgCTGATGCAACAGCTGCTGcaaactttgttaaaaactGGGCTGCACTTGCTTCTTGTCGTTCCATTGATATTAAAGATGTAATATTTGATTGCACCTCAATCTTCCCTCCGCAAGATGTGTTAGGGTTAACCGACAGTGTTTGCGAAAGATGTGTTTCATATGTAGAAATTAAAACGAAAAGGTTTGTGTTTGATGCTGCTAAGATTGCTGCTTTGAGAGAAGAAATTGGCAATGTAGCAGGTTTGGATCGTCCAACGCGGGTTGAGGCTGTGTCAACACTTATTTTGAGTGCTGTGATAGCTGCTGCAGCCAGAGAAACAAATGAGTTTAGTTCTACAATTTTGGCAGCTTCATTTCCTGTGAATCTGAGAAAGAGAATGAATCCACCTTTGCCAGAAGAATGTGTTGGTAACATTTGCACAACAACAACATTAATGTGTCCAATGAATGAGAGAATTGACCATAAGAGTTTAGCGAAAATGATTCACGAATCAATAAGGATGGTGGATGATCAGTTTGTGAGGAATGTTTATGGAGGTGGTGAGTTCTTAAATTTCTTGAAGAATGCAGTTGAAGGGTTATCTAAGAATAGAATATTTTGGAATAGTAGTTGGTGTAAACTTCCATTTTATGAAGCTGATTTTGGCTGGGGAAAGCCTAAATGGATAGCCACTATTGTGAGAGATGATAAAGTTGCCATGCTCGTGGACACTAGTGATGGTGAAGGAATAGAAGTATGGATGGGATTGCCCAAGGAAGACATGGCCAAATTTGAGCAGGATCCTGGCATCCTTGCTTATTCTTCTGTTAGTCCAAGTCCCTTTTGA
- the LOC123222365 gene encoding altered inheritance of mitochondria protein 32, protein MRIVHPTRTLISAAHHIFLHFSPRKPPVSLCYYSVRLNPCPGPRLRVRVQKTSAVSNMSTISSEDDAKFGFSRGEMYKANLAGTVDSYDRHVFLSYKGPDSWLPRVEESEVDPLPKLLSSAIKARKNDITVKTKVTICGGGEGSDGDVLIFLEMIKYKGLKDEDVESFVDDVLVNGKPWTSGVQETLTGSYVFVCAHGSRDKRCGVCGPALIEKLNEEIESRGLKGQIFVSPCSHIGGHKYAGNLIIYSPDSEGKIMGHWYGYVTPDDVPSMLDQHIAKGEIIERLWRGQMGASKEEGQKVEEQKLPNSKDGKKSKKHDSNSQVKEIVGGCCQGANGSSCCREGGVDEKGAQTKAPSKFSSWIESLEQRDVLTAAAVVGAVATVAIAYSAYRRSG, encoded by the exons ATGCGCATTGTACACCCAACGCGCACTCTCATATCTGCCGCTCatcacatttttcttcatttttctccgAGGAAGCCGCCTGTTTCTCTTTGTTACTACTCTGTTCGCCTGAATCCGTGCCCGGGTCCACGGCTCAGAGTCCGAGTTCAGAAGACGAGCGCTGTGAGTAACATGTCAACGATCTCCAGCGAAGATGATGCGAAGTTCGGGTTCTCGCGGGGGGAAATGTACAAGGCCAACTTGGCGGGAACCGTGGATTCCTACGACCGCCACGTGTTTCTCTCTTACAAAGGACCTGATTCGTGGCTGCCACGTGTCGAGGAGTCTGAAGTCGATCCCCTCCCTAAACTGCTTTCCTCCGCCATCAAAGCTCGTAAAAACGACATCACCGTTAAG ACAAAGGTTACGATATGTGGAGGCGGCGAAGGGAGTGATGGAGATGTGTTGATTTTCCTCGAAATGATCAAATACAA GGGTTTGAAGGACGAAGATGTAGAAAGCTTTGTTGATGATGTTCTTGTGAATGGGAAGCCATGGACTTCTGGAGTGCAGGAGACATTGACTGGATCATATGTGTTTGTTTGTGCCCATGGTAGTCGAGATAAGAGATGTGGTGTTTGTGGCCCAGCTCTTATTGAAAAGCTTAATGAGGAGATTGAGTCGCGAGGACTGAAGGGTCAGATCTTTGTCAGTCCATGCTCTCATATTGGAGGCCACAAGTATGCTGGAAACTTGATCATTTACAGTCCTGATTCAGAAGGGAAAATTATGGGTCATTG GTATGGCTATGTTACTCCTGATGATGTGCCTTCAATGCTTGATCAACATATTGCAAAGGGAGAAATAATAGAACGCCTTTGGAG AGGCCAAATGGGAGCATCTAAGGAAGAAGGTCAGAAAGTAGAAGAACAGAAGCTTCCAAACAGTAAAGATgggaagaaaagcaaaaaacatGATAGCAACAGTCAAGTCAAGGAAATAGTGGGTGGTTGTTGCCAGGGTGCCAATGGCTCTTCATGCTGCAGGGAAGGAGGTGTGGACGAGAAAGGGGCACAAACTAAGGCTCCAAGCAAATTTTCAAGTTGGATAGAATCATTAGAGCAAAGGGATGTCCTTACAGCTGCAGCTGTGGTTGGGGCGGTTGCAACTGTTGCAATTGCTTATAGTGCTTATAGAAGGTCAGGCTGA
- the LOC123223647 gene encoding protein kinase PVPK-1-like has product MESLANGAISSSKTQNLQSSVSSKHPSTSSAPRCSQPPPKESRNEGVSPTTYASANNLGSKSVCNVNGSVINKKMAQDDQQHEESPNSAKHFYDLTTGELEHVGTINILDKTVETSQKRVLVETKSSAKLLVNNPENSNPSELIQSEIIVSAPCKGVDIQLEDPLAIQSAVSFCPSPTNSMYTSTLYVEAKQSFTNTEVSECASSIVKSGEIGEVSQSCDYIESRKSSICRGSTGSDVSDESSSSSLSNAVYKPHKANDTRWEAIQAVRSHEGALGLNHFKLLRRLGCGDIGNVYLSELMGIKSYFAMKVMDKAALASRKKLLRAQTEREILQSLDHPFLPTLYSHFETDKFSCLVMEFCPGGDLHALRQRQPGKYFPEHAARFYVAEVLLALEYLHMLGIIYRDLKPENVLVREDGHIMLSDFDLSLRCAVCPTLVKSSNSALESKNSAYCAQPACIEPTCVMQPDCIQPACFAPRFFSGKNKKEKKAKPKTEIQNQVSPLPELIAEPTNARSMSFVGTHEYLAPEIIKGEGHGSAVDWWTFGIFLYELLFGKTPFKGAGNRATLFNVVGQPLRFPESPNVSFAARDLIRGLLVKEPQHRVAYRRGATEVKRHPFFQSVNWALIRCANPPEVPKPVTLDTPARTNVPKAQPSDKVPGVDVKSSGNYLEIDFF; this is encoded by the exons ATGGAGTCACTTGCTAATGGTGCTATCTCTTCATCAAAGACCCAAAATTTGCAATCTTCAGTAAGCAGCAAACATCCTTCCACATCGAGTGCCCCTCGCTGCTCACAACCTCCTCCGAAAGAATCTAGAAATGAAGGCGTTTCTCCCACAACCTATGCATCCGCTAACAATCTTGGCTCAAAGTCGGTTTGCAATGTAAATGGCTctgtaatcaataaaaaaatggcCCAAGATGATCAACAGCATGAAGAATCGCCTAATTCAGCAAAGCACTTCTATGATTTGACTACGGGGGAGCTTGAACATGTGGGCACAAttaatattcttgataaaacAGTAGAAACTTCTCAGAAGAGGGTGTTGGTGGAAACTAAATCAAGTGCTAAGCTTCTGGTGAATAATCCTGAGAATAGCAACCCCAGTGAATTGATTCAATCTGAAATTATTGTCTCAGCCCCATGTAAAGGAGTTGATATACAGTTGGAGGACCCTTTAGCAATCCAATCGGCAGTAAGCTTCTGTCCAAGTCCTACAAACAGTATGTACACTTCTACCTTGTATGTAGAGGCCAAACAAAGTTTCACCAATACAGAAGTCAGTGAATGTGCAAGCAGCATTGTAAAGTCTGGTGAAATTGGCGAAGTGAGTCAATCCTGTGATTATATTGAGAGCAGGAAGTCAAGCATCTGCAGAGGTAGCACTGGCAGTGATGTTAGTGATGAAAGCAGCTCAAGTAGTTTAAGCAATGCTGTTTACAAACCTCATAAGGCCAATGATACGAGATGGGAAGCAATACAAGCAGTCAGATCACATGAGGGGGCCTTGGGTTTGAATCACTTCAAATTATTGAGGAGATTAGGATGTGGAGATATAGGCAATGTATATCTATCAGAGTTAATGGGCATAAAAAGCTATTTTGCCATGAAGGTTATGGATAAAGCGGCCTTGGCAAGCAGGAAGAAGCTCCTTAGAGCTCAGACTGAGAGAGAAATACTGCAGTCTCTGGATCATCCATTTCTACCAACTTTATATTCTCACTTTGAGACagataaattttcttgtttggtgATGGAATTCTGCCCTGGGGGAGATTTACATGCACTCAGGCAAAGGCAGCCAGGGAAGTATTTTCCAGAGCATGCAGCCAG GTTTTATGTGGCAGAAGTTCTTCTTGCTTTGGAGTATTTGCACATGCTTGGGATCATTTATAGAGACCTTAAGCCAGAGAATGTCTTGGTGAGGGAAGATGGGCATATAATGCTTTCTGATTTTGACCTCTCTCTAAGATGTGCAGTCTGCCCGACTTTAGTCAAATCCTCAAACTCCGCATTGGAGTCAAAGAATTCAGCATACTGTGCTCAACCTGCTTGCATTGAACCAACTTGTGTAATGCAACCAGATTGCATCCAACCTGCATGTTTTGCGCCTCGATTCTTTTCGGGcaagaacaagaaagaaaaaaaggccaaaccaaagactgaaattcaaaatcaagtGAGCCCTCTCCCTGAGCTCATTGCTGAACCCACAAATGCCCGATCTATGTCTTTTGTTGGTACACATGAATACTTGGCGCCTGAAATAATTAAAGGTGAAGGCCACGGAAGCGCTGTTGATTGGTGGACATTTGGGATCTTTCTTTATGAGCTTTTATTTGGTAAAACTCCTTTCAAGGGGGCTGGGAACCGTGCTACTCTTTTTAATGTGGTTGGCCAGCCATTAAGATTTCCTGAGTCGCCTAATGTGAGCTTTGCTGCTCGGGACTTGATCAGAGGTTTACTTGTAAAAGAACCACAGCATCGTGTTGCTTATAGACGTGGGGCTACGGAAGTAAAACGACATCCATTTTTTCAAAGTGTGAATTGGGCACTCATTCGTTGTGCAAATCCACCAGAGGTGCCAAAACCAGTCACGCTGGATACTCCTGCGAGAACCAATGTGCCAAAAGCACAACCAAGCGACAAGGTGCCAGGTGTAGATGTGAAATCTTCAGGTAATTATTTAGAGATTGAtttcttctga
- the LOC123223649 gene encoding uncharacterized protein LOC123223649 codes for MALVASNLGTYQKTRAVQVICRRKERSRDHNIYPYKVIEITPPPKSLGIRCFPSNLQCGESVTIEGQTYTISAVTHRYQLRKGKYEPSEKRLDVLSTGRYILNLYLENLLEQS; via the exons ATGGCATTGGTGGCATCAAATCTGGGCACGTATCAAAAG ACTCGAGCAGTTCAAGTGATTTGCAGAAGGAAAGAGAGAAGTAGAGATCATAACATCTATCCATACAAAGTCATCGAAATTACACCTCCACCGAAGAGCCTGGGCATTCGCTGCTTCCCCTCT AACTTGCAATGTGGAGAGAGTGTGACAATCGAAGGCCAAACTTATACTATCTCGGCCGTGACTCATCGGTATCAGCTTCGCAAAGGGAAGTATGAACCCAGTGAGAAAAGACTTGACGTGCTTTCCACTGGCAGATACATCTTGAACTTATATCTTGAAAATCTGTTGGAACAATCTTGA
- the LOC123223648 gene encoding heterogeneous nuclear ribonucleoprotein 1 isoform X2, with amino-acid sequence MPTNPTLTLKLTTFIDPVTTLKMTSLTLTPATELAPAQFIKHFGKYGEITDSVIMKDRKTGQPRGFGFVTYADPSVVDKVIQEDHVINGKQVEIKRTIPKGAIGSKDFKTKKIFVGGIPATVNEDEFKDFFMQYGEVQEHQIMRDHSTNRSRGFGFITFETEEAVDDLLAKGNKLELAGSQVEVKKAEPKRPNPPQPSYRRYNNSKPAYDSGFGDAYGGYGGGAFSGGGSSGYRSGGAYGIRAGSYGGYSAGEYGGYGGYGGGMGGYRGEPSLGYSGRYGGFNRGYDLAGDYGGPIESYGGYGGGAGASGGYGNGPSGYDVGLGGGYGSSGGVSFFGNRGGYGGAGSSRYHPYGR; translated from the exons ATGCCAACGAACCCAACTTTGACCCTGAAACTGACGACCTTCATAGATCCTGTGACCACGCTGAAGATGACAAGTCTCACCCTCACACCGGCGACGGAGCTAGCCCCGG CACAATTTATCAAGCATTTTGGGAAATATGGTGAAATTACGGATTCTGTGATAATGAAGGACCGGAAAACAGGGCAGCCTCGTGGATTTGGTTTTGTCACTTATGCAGATCCCTCTGTGGTTGATAAAGTCATTCAAGAAGATCATGTTATTAATGGGAAACAA GTGGAAATTAAGCGAACTATACCAAAGGGAGCTATTGGTTctaaagatttcaaaaccaagaAGATTTTTGTTGGTGGAATTCCAGCAACAGTGAATGAAG ATGAATTCAAAGACTTCTTTATGCAATATGGAGAGGTCCAAGAGCACCAAATCATGCGGGATCATTCCACCAATCGTTCACGTGGTTTTGGATTTATTACTTTTGAAACAGAAGAAGCAGTTGATGATCTCTTGGCCAAGGGGAACAAGCTTGAGCTTGCTGGCTCTCAG GTGGAGGTCAAGAAGGCAGAGCCAAAGAGACCAAACCCACCTCAACCCTCTTATAGACGATACAATAATTCTAAGCCAGCATATGATAGTGGGTTTGGGGATGCTTATGGTGGATATGGAGGTGGAGCGTTCAGTGGTGGCGGAAGTTCTGGCTATAGGTCTGGTGGGGCATATGGAATTAGAGCTGGTTCTTATGGAGGATACAGTGCTGGTGAATATGGTGGATATGGAGGATATGGTGGTGGTATGGGTGGTTACAGGGGGGAGCCCTCCCTTGGATACTCAGGTCGCTATGGAGGCTTTAATAGAGGTTATGATCTGGCTGGTGATTATGGGGGCCCTATTGAGAGTTATGGAGGATATGGTGGCGGTGCAGGTGCCAGTGGTGGCTATGGAAATGGCCCAAGTGGCTATGATGTGGGCCTTGGGGGTGGCTATGGAAGCAGTGGCGGGGTTTCTTTCTTTGGAAATAGAGGGGGATATGGTGGTGCAGGAAGCAGTAGGTATCATCCCTACGGGAGGTAG
- the LOC123223648 gene encoding heterogeneous nuclear ribonucleoprotein 1 isoform X1, translating into MDPDANEPNFDPETDDLHRSCDHAEDDKSHPHTGDGASPGKIFIGGLARETTSAQFIKHFGKYGEITDSVIMKDRKTGQPRGFGFVTYADPSVVDKVIQEDHVINGKQVEIKRTIPKGAIGSKDFKTKKIFVGGIPATVNEDEFKDFFMQYGEVQEHQIMRDHSTNRSRGFGFITFETEEAVDDLLAKGNKLELAGSQVEVKKAEPKRPNPPQPSYRRYNNSKPAYDSGFGDAYGGYGGGAFSGGGSSGYRSGGAYGIRAGSYGGYSAGEYGGYGGYGGGMGGYRGEPSLGYSGRYGGFNRGYDLAGDYGGPIESYGGYGGGAGASGGYGNGPSGYDVGLGGGYGSSGGVSFFGNRGGYGGAGSSRYHPYGR; encoded by the exons ATGGACCCAGATGCCAACGAACCCAACTTTGACCCTGAAACTGACGACCTTCATAGATCCTGTGACCACGCTGAAGATGACAAGTCTCACCCTCACACCGGCGACGGAGCTAGCCCCGG aaaaatttttattggaGGTTTAGCTAGGGAGACAACTTCAG CACAATTTATCAAGCATTTTGGGAAATATGGTGAAATTACGGATTCTGTGATAATGAAGGACCGGAAAACAGGGCAGCCTCGTGGATTTGGTTTTGTCACTTATGCAGATCCCTCTGTGGTTGATAAAGTCATTCAAGAAGATCATGTTATTAATGGGAAACAA GTGGAAATTAAGCGAACTATACCAAAGGGAGCTATTGGTTctaaagatttcaaaaccaagaAGATTTTTGTTGGTGGAATTCCAGCAACAGTGAATGAAG ATGAATTCAAAGACTTCTTTATGCAATATGGAGAGGTCCAAGAGCACCAAATCATGCGGGATCATTCCACCAATCGTTCACGTGGTTTTGGATTTATTACTTTTGAAACAGAAGAAGCAGTTGATGATCTCTTGGCCAAGGGGAACAAGCTTGAGCTTGCTGGCTCTCAG GTGGAGGTCAAGAAGGCAGAGCCAAAGAGACCAAACCCACCTCAACCCTCTTATAGACGATACAATAATTCTAAGCCAGCATATGATAGTGGGTTTGGGGATGCTTATGGTGGATATGGAGGTGGAGCGTTCAGTGGTGGCGGAAGTTCTGGCTATAGGTCTGGTGGGGCATATGGAATTAGAGCTGGTTCTTATGGAGGATACAGTGCTGGTGAATATGGTGGATATGGAGGATATGGTGGTGGTATGGGTGGTTACAGGGGGGAGCCCTCCCTTGGATACTCAGGTCGCTATGGAGGCTTTAATAGAGGTTATGATCTGGCTGGTGATTATGGGGGCCCTATTGAGAGTTATGGAGGATATGGTGGCGGTGCAGGTGCCAGTGGTGGCTATGGAAATGGCCCAAGTGGCTATGATGTGGGCCTTGGGGGTGGCTATGGAAGCAGTGGCGGGGTTTCTTTCTTTGGAAATAGAGGGGGATATGGTGGTGCAGGAAGCAGTAGGTATCATCCCTACGGGAGGTAG